From the Pontibaca methylaminivorans genome, the window TCTGAACGGCCGCAGCCGGGTCCGTCGCATGACCGAATCACTTGGCATCAACATCGACCTGCTGCTCCCCGACGGCGGAAAACAGGTCGCGCAGGGCTGCGACAACGGCACGCCGCTGGCCCGCTCGGCAGCCCGCAACCCGCTGCGCCGGGAAATCATGAAACTCGCCCGTTCGCTCCATGCCATCGGGCAGGGTGCCGAAAAGGCCGCATGAAGAAAGGGGCAGGCCGTGTTCTCGCGCTACAGGAAACCGACGCCGCAACAGCCGGCAGCAGCACCTCCGGCGGAGCCGCCGACGGGGCCGACCGCGACGGGCGGCCCGCAGGCGGGTGCAGCGGCCATGCGGCCGCGCACCCCCTCGCCCGAGGCGGCAATGGGCCCGGCCCGCACGGCAGAGCCCTTTGCCGCGGACAAGGGGCGCCGGCGGCGGGAGCGCATGGCCGAACTCAAGCTCGATCTGCACCGCGCCCTGCTCGACAACCTGAACCTCGCCGCGCTGGAACATGCGAGCGAAAAGGATCTGCGCGCCGAGATCGCGGCCATCGCCGGTGAAATCCTCGACGAAAAGGGCATCACACTCGGCCGCGAAGACCGCCAGCAGCTCAACAGCGAACTTTATGACGAGGTCACGGGGCTCGGTCCGCTGGAGACGCTGCTCAAGGACGATTCCATCAGCGACATTCTCGTGAACGGGCCGCATCAGGTCTTTGTCGAGCGCGGCGGGCGGCTCGAACTCAGCGACATCGGCTTCAAGGACGAACGCCACCTGCTGCGCATCATCGACAAGATCGTCTCGGCGGTGGGGCGGCGGGTGGATGAATCCAACCCCTATGTCGACGCCCGCCTCGCAGACGGGTCGCGGTTCAATGCCATGGTTCCCCCGGTCGCGGTGGACGGCAGCCTGGTTTCGATCCGCAAGTTCCGCAAGGACAAGCTCGGCATCACGGACCTCGTGCGCTTCGGGGCGTTTTCGGAGGCCATGGCCGCCTATCTTGAGGCCGCTGTCGCCACCCGGCTCAACATCATCGTCTCGGGCGGAACCGGTTCGGGCAAGACGACGACGCTCAATGCGCTTTCCTCGTTCATCGACCACACCGAACGGATCCTGACCATCGAGGACACGGCCGAACTGCAGTTGCAGCAGATTCACGTGGGCCGCATGGAAAGCCGCCCGCCGAACGTCGAGGGCAAGGGCGAGGTGAGCGCGCGCGATTGCCTCAAGAACGCGCTGCGGATGCGCCCCGACCGCATCATCGTCGGCGAAACCCGGGGCGAAGAGGTGATCGACATGCTTCAGGCCATGAACACCGGGCATGACGGTTCCATGACCACGATCCACGCCAACAGCGCCCGCGATGCGGTGTCGCGCCTTGAAAACATGATCGCCATGGCCGGGATCGAGATGCCGATCAAGGCGATGCGCAGCCAGATCGCAAGCGCCGTGCACCTGGTGGTCCAGGCCAGCCGGCTTCAGGACGGAACGCGCCGCATGACCTCGATCACGGAAATCACCGGCATGGAGGGCGACATCATATCCATGCAGGAGATTTTCCGCTTTCAGCGCACCGGCCTTGCGCCCGACAACCGGATCATCGGGCATTTCACCGGCACCGGCGTGCGCAGCCATTTCTCCGAACGCTTCCGCATGTGGGGCCATGACCTTCCGGGTTCGATCTATGATCCGGTCCAGCCGGGGCAGTTCTGATGCAGATCGGTTTCGGACCCGTCCTCTACGGATTGATCTTTGTCAGCGTGCTGGTGCTGGTCGAGGGCATCTATCTTGTCGCCTTCGGCCGCTCGATCAGCCTTAACAGCCGGATCAACCGCCGCCTTGAAATGCTCGACAAGGGGGCGCGGCGCGAAGAGGTGCTGGAACAGCTGCGCAAGGAGATCGGCCGGCATTCCCGCGCCCGCACCATCCCGTTCTATTCCCTGCTCGCCGAGCGGGCGCAGAAGGCCGCGATCGCCTTTTCACCGCGGCAGCTCATCCTGATCATGGCGGGGCTGAGCGCGGTGGCCATGATCGGGCTCAGCCTGCTGACAGGGGCCGAACTGCCGGTTCGCGTCGCGACGGCGCTGGCAATGGGTATCGGCGGCGTCTTTGTCTGGGTCAGCTTCCGGGCGAAAAAGCGCATGGCCCTCATCGAGGAACAGTTGCCCGATGCGATCGAACTGATCGTGCGCAGCCTGCGGGTCGGGCATCCGTTTTCTTCGGCCATCGCCATCGTCGCCGACGAGATCGAGGATCCGCTCGCCACGGAATTCGGCGTGATTGCCGACGAAAGCGCCTACGGGCGCGACGTGGGCGAGGCGCTCAAGGAAATGGCCGAGCGGCTCGACATGCAGGACATGCGCTTTCTCGCCGTCGCGGTCACGATCCAGCAGCAGTCGGGCGGCAACCTGGCCGAGATCCTGGCCGGCCTGGCCAAGGTCATCCGCGCACGGTTCCGCCTGTTGCGGCGGGTCCGCGCCATCACCGCCGAGGCCAAGTGGTCCGGCAAGTTCCTGTCGGCCTTTCCGTTGTTGTGCCTGCTGTTCATCACCGTGAAGGATCCGCATTACTATGACGAGGTGATCGACCATCCCTGGTTCATCCCCGCCTGCTTCGTGGTCGGGATCCTGCTCTGCCTCAACCTGGTCGTCATGCGGGTTCTGACCAACATCCGCGTTTGAGGGGAATGCCATGGACCTTGCGAACCGCGTCTCTGCCCTGCTGACGGATCTGCTCGGGCCGCTTGGGCCGTTGATCGCGCTTGGCGGATTCGGGGCGCTGCTGATATTCGTCACGCTGCCGCTCATGCTGCTGCTCCGGCGCGAGGATCCGCTGAAGAAGCTGCAGCGCACCACCCGCGAAGCCGCGCCGCGGCGCCCGCAAAAGGAATCCCTGCGCCAGAACGGCCGCAGCGAGCAATTGCAGCGCTTTGCCGGGTTTCTCGAGCCGAAGAACGAAAAGGAACTCAGCGCGATCCAGCTTAAGCTGCGCCAGGCCGGGTACCAGTCCCGCGATTCGGTGCGCCTGTTCCATTTTTCGCAGTTCGCGCTGGGGATCGCCGGGCTCGGGCTCGGGCTGCTCTACGCCTTCGGCCTGTCCGAGGCGGCGGGCCATGACATGCAGATGCGCCTGCTTTATGTCGTCTTTCTGGCTGGCGCCGGGTATTTCCTGCCGCGGTACTGGATCACGCGCCGGATCGCCACCCGCAAGGACCAGATCATCCGCGGCTTTCCCGATGCGCTCGACATGCTGCTGGTCTGCATCGAGGCCGGGCAGTCGCTGGATCAGGCCATCGTCCGCGTGGCGGCCGAACTGCGCACCGCCTATTCCGCGCTTGCGGAAGAATTCGAGATCGTCGCCTACGAGATGAAAGCCGGAAAGGACAAGGCCACGGTGCTGCGCGACATGGGCGCGCGCTGCGGCGTCCCGGATATTTCCTCCTTCGTCACGGTGCTGATCCAGTCGGCGAGCTTTGGCACCTCGATCGCCGATGCGCTGCGCGTCTATGCGGCGGAAATGCGCGACAAGCGGGTGATGCGCGCGGAAGAGGCGGCAAACAAGTTGCCAACCAAGATGACCCTCGCCACAATGATGCTGACGGTGCCGCCTCTGCTGATCATCCTGGTCGGGCCGTCGGCCAACAGCATCGCCAATCTGGGTAACATGGGCAACTGACAGGATGTTTCGGCGTGACCGGGGCGGAAATCGGCGGGTTGGCCGGCTGGCATGGCCGCTGCTGACCCTATGCCTCGCGGCATCGGGCTGCGGAGCCGGCTTTTTCCCGGGCAATGCCGGGCGTTTTGCCGATACCGGCCCTTTCGCGCCCGGCACGGATCCGAAAGGCGCCGCCGTTGATGGCGTTACGGTGGGCAACCGCCTGATGGCTGCGGGCGAGCACGAACTTGCGCTGCGGGCCTTTACCCGCGCGGCGCTCGATCAGGGGATGACCGCCGAGATCACGGGCGGGCTCGGCACCGCCAATCTCGGGCTCGGGCGGCTCGGCCAGGCCGAACCGCTGCTGCGCCGCGCGGTCGAGATGGAACCCGACTGGCCCGAGGCGTGGAACAACCTCGGGGTTCTGCTGATGGAACGCGGCGCGACGGGCGAGGCGGCGCTGACCCTGCGCAAGGCCTATGCGCTCGACAGCGGCCGGACCGATTCGATCCGCGAAAACCTGCGCCTTGCGCTCGCAAAGCGCGACGCATCTGATAAGACCGGGCCGGAGGCGGCCGGCTATATATTGATGCGGCAGGGCAGCAGCCAGTATCGTATCAGCCGGGCGCCGTGACGGGGACAGCGTGAAAAGCGCAAAGCGCTGAATGTTTGACGAGTGGAGTTGTTGATATGTTTCGGTTGTTCACGGGCCCGCTGGCCCTCGGCTGTCTCCTGATCCTCGCCGCCTGCGCCGACAAGGGGGAACGGGCGGTCGACGAGGCATTCGCCGACCTCAATGTGATCGACGAAAGCAACCTGAGCGATGTCATGCTGACCGTTGCCGATCCCTCCGAGGCGGTCAGCTATTTCCAGCGCGCCACCCGTGAAAAGCCCGACCGCATCGACCTGCAGCGGGGGCTCGCCCGCTCGCTGACCCGCGCCAGGCGCAACGCCGAGGCGGTCTCGGCCTGGAGCAGGGTCACCGCGATGCCGGGCGCGAACGAACAGGATTCGGTCGACCTTGCCGATGCGCTGATCCGCGGCGGCGACTGGGACCGGGCAAAAAGCACCCTGAACGGCATCGCCCCGACCTTCGAGACCTTTCAACGCTACCGGCTCGAAGCCATGGTCGCCGATGCGAACAAGGAATGGGCCAAGGCCGACAGCTTTTACGAAACCGCCGTCGGGCTGACCACGCAAAGCGCCGGAGTGCTGAACAACTGGGGTTATTCCAAGCTGACACGCGGCGCCTATGGCGATGCCGAACGCCTGTTCGCCGACGCGCTGCGCCAGGATCCGACCCTGTTCACCGCAAAGAACAACCTGATCCTCGCACGCGGCGCCCAGCGCAACTATACCATGCCGGTGTTTCCCACCACCCAGACCGAGCGGGCACAGCTTTTGCAGACGCTTGCGCTCACGGCGGTGAAACAGGGCGATGTGGAGACCGGCAAGGGGCTCCTGCGCGAGGCCATCGCCACGCATCCGCAGCATTTCGAAGAGGCGGTGCGCGCCCTGCGCGCGCTCGAGGCCGGCTGATCCATGCTGGTCGAGGCCAAGGCCGCGTTCTGGTTCCTGCCCTTCGTGCTGCCGATCTGCTGGCATGCCGCCTATACGGATCTGCGCGAGATGCGCATCTCCAACCGCTCGGTGCTGCTGCTTGCCGGGGTGTTCCTGCTGATCGGGCCCGTGGTGCTGCCGCTGGCGGATTACGGACAGGGGCTGGTGCAGATGGCCGCGATCCTCGCCATCGGCTTTGCGCTCAACGCGGCGGGGGCGGTCGGGGCGGGCGATGCGAAATTTGCGGCTGCCGCCGCCGGATTCATCGCGCCCGGCGATCTGCGGTTCCTGCTGGCGCTGCTCGCCGCCATGCTGCTTGCCGGCGTCGCCACCCACCGCCTTGTCCGCAGCACGGGGCTGCGCGATCTGGCACCCGGCTGGACCAGCTGGGAGCGGAAGCGAAAGTTCCCGATGGGGCTCAGTCTCGGGGGAACGCTGGCACTTTACCTGATCCTCGGGGCGCTGCTCGGACAGTGATATCCGCGCGCCTTTACCGGATCGAAAGACCCATGCGCGAGCATCAAGACGATTCGCAGCTACAGGGCTCGTCCGATGAATCTCCCGCTCGGTCCGTCTCTGGCCCCTTCCCCGCCGCGCAAGCTGGCGGAGATGCGCCTTTCGACAGTTCTCATGCGCGACATCGTTCTCAAGACGATGTTCCGCAAGAACATCGAATCCGTTGCCATACTCGCCCGGGCGATCTGCCTGCCCCTGCCGATCACGCAGGAACTTCTGGACATTGCCCGCGGTCAGAAGCTGATCGAGGCAATCGGCCATCGCGGCGGCGAAACGACCCGGGAAATGGGCTATCGCCTGACCGAATCGGGCCGGGCACGGGCCCATGATGCACTGGCGCAGTCGGCCTATTTCGGCGCCATGCCCGTGCCGCTCGGCCAGTATTGCGATCAGGTCAAGCGGCAGTCGATCCGCCGCCTTCAGATGAGCCGGTCCCGGCTGGAACAGGCGATGGCGCATCTCGTCCTGCCGCCCGGGCTGCTCGACCAGCTTGGCCCGGCGGTGGGGGCCGGGCGTTCGGTGCTGCTGTACGGCCCGCCCGGCAACGGCAAGTCCAGCATTTCGAACGCGATCCGCGATGCGCTCGGCGATCACATCCATGTTCCGCGCGCCATCGAACATGCCGGGCAGGTGATCCCGATTCATGATCCGATCGTACATGACCAAGTGCCGGAGGCCCCGGACGACCCGCTGGCGCTGCGCCTGAGCCGGCATCGCGACAGCCGTTACCTGCTTTGCAAGCGGCCCTGCGTGATTACCGGCGGCGAACTGACCCTGTCGATGCTCGACCTGACCTATGATCCGATCGCACGCACCTACCAGGCGCCGCTGCAACTGAAATCGACCGGCGGCATCTTCATCGTCGATGATCTGGGCCGCCAGGCCGATTCTCCGCAGGCGCTGATCAACCGCTGGATCGTACCGCTCGAGGAGGGGCGCGATATCCTCACCTTCCAGTCGGGCGAAAAGTTCGAGGTGCCCTTCGACACGCTGGTGATCTTTTCCACCAACCAGCACCCGGGCGCGATCTTCGATCAGGCGGCATTGCGGCGCATCTTTTTCAAGATCCGCATCGACGGACCGGGGCGGGCGGATTTTCTCAGGATCTTCTCGCAGATCGCGCGGCAGAAGGGGCTGCCGCTCGACGAGGTGTCGCTTCTGCATCTGCTCAAGGTGAAATATCCTATGATCGGCAACGTCTATGCCAGCTACCAGCCGGGCTTCCTGATCGACCAAGTGATCTCGATCTGCGATTTCGAGGGCATCCCGCGGCAGATGAGCCCCGAACTGCTGGACCGCGCATGGAGCAACATGTTTGTCCAGGGCAATGATGCTCCGCCCTGACGGCCACCGCCGCGCCGGAGCGGCGCCAGCAAAGGGGATGTTTGCGCGAAAGCGGCCCTGCACTCTTTCGTTCGCCGGCGAATCCCCTATGCTCGGCGGCAAACATGCAGAGGCTCGGAATGACGCGCGAGATCGACTACGGAAACCTGATGCACAGGGCCATGCGCGGCCTGATACGATCCGTGCTGGAGGATATCGCCGCCCATGGCCTGCCCGGCGCACATCATTTCTTCATCACCTTCGACACGGGCCATCCCGACGCGGCGCTCGCCGACTGGCTGGCCGAGCGTTACCCCGGCGAGATGACCGTCGTGCTGCAGCACTGGTACGACAATCTCGATGTCGGGGAAGACGGGTTCGCTGTAACGCTGAATTTCGGCGATTCGCCCGAGCCGCTCTATATTCCCTATGATGCCATCAAGACCTTCGTCGATCCCTCGGTCGAGTTCGGCCTGCGCTTCGAGAGCACCACGGACGACGACGAGGACGACGACGAAGAACCGGCCGAGGCGATCAACACCGACCATGCCCGCGACAGCGACGAGGACGGCAACAAGCCCGAGGCCGAGATCGTCTCGCTGGACAGCTTCCGGAAATAATCCCCTTTCCAACCCTGTGCCGACACGCCCGATTGCCCTGAGCGGCGCCGGGCGCTAGAGCGTTATGCAACGCAGCGACAGAACGGAGATCAGAGATGGCAGCGACCCGGACGGAAACCGACAGTTTCGGCCCGCTGGAGGTGCCGGCGGACAGATACTGGGGCGCGCAGACGCAACGCTCCCTGCAGAATTTTCCGATCGGCTGGGAGCGCCAGCCCGTCGCCGTCTTCCGCGCGCTCGGCGTCATCAAGAAAGCCTGCGCCCAGGCCAACATGGAGCTTGGCCGGCTTGACGAAACCCGGGGCAAGGCGATCATCGAGGCCGCGGGCGAAGTGATCGAGGGCCGGCTCGACGATCATTTCCCGCTGGTGGTCTGGCAGACCGGATCGGGCACGCAGTCGAACATGAACGCGAACGAGGTGATCTCGAACCGCGCGATCGAGATCCTGGGCGGCCGGCTCGGCTCGAAGGATCCGGTGCATCCGAACGACCATGTGAACATGGGCCAGTCCAGCAACGACACCTTCCCGACCGCCATGCATATCGCCACCGCCACCACCGCGCGCGATGTCCTGCTGCCGGGGCTGGAAAAGCTGAAGGCCGGGCTCGAAGCGAGGATCCGCGATTTCGACGGCATCATCAAGATCGGCCGCACTCATACGCAGGACGCCACGCCGCTGACCCTTTCGCAGGAATTTTCGGGCTACGTTCACCAGGTCGACATGGGAATCGCGCGCGTGCGGGACGGGCTCGGGCGGATATACGAGCTTGCGCAAGGCGGGACCGCCGTGGGCACCGGGCTCAACACCCCGCCGGGCTGGGCGGAAAAGGTCGCCGCCAACATGGCCGCGATCACCGGCCTGCCCTTCGTCACCGCGCCGAACAAGTTCGAGGCGCTGGCCGCCCATGACGCGATGGTGGAAATCTCGGGGCATCTCAGGACCGTTGCGGTCAGCCTCTACAAGATCGCGAACGACATCCGCCTGCTCGGCTCCGGGCCGCGCTGCGGGCTGGGCGAACTGATCCTGCCCGAGAACGAGCCGGGCAGTTCGATCATGCCGGGCAAGGTGAACCCGACGCAATGCGAGGCACTGACCCAGGTCTGCGTCCATGTCATGGGCAATGATGCGGCGGTCGGCTTCGCCGGCTCGCAAGGGCAGTTCGAGCTCAATACCTACAAGCCGATGATGGCCTATAACGTGTTGCAATCCATGCAGCTTCTGGGGGACGCGGCGAGCGCCTTCACCGACAACCTGATTGCGGGGCTGCGCGCCGACCGCGACCGCATCGAACGCCTGCTGCATGAATCGCTCATGCTGGTGACGGCGCTTGCCCCCGAGATCGGCTATGACAAGGCGACCGAGGTGGCAAAGACCGCCCACAGGAACGGCACCACCCTGCGCGAAGAGGCGATCCGCCTCGGTTTTGTCGATGGCGAGACATTCGATCGCGTGGTGCGCCCCGAACTGATGGTTGGCCCCCGCTGATGGCCGAGGTCGTGAACCTCAACCGCGCCCGCAAGCAGCGGGCGCGGGCGGCGCGAAAGCAGCGTGGTGACGAAAACGCCATGCGTTTCGGGCGCGGCAAGGCCGGGCGTGCGCTCGACCATGCGCTGCAGGACCGCGCGGCGCGGGCGCTTGACGGGCATCGGCTTGAGCAGGATCACGCCGGCGATCACCCTGCCCGGCGCCGGTCCGGCGAGGAACGGCCCGAAGAATGAGCCGGCCCCGCAAACGTTCGCTCACCCTGCGCGGCCACCGGACCTCGGTTTCGCTCGAGGATGAATTCTGGACCGCGTTTCGTGAAATCGCCGCCAAGGACGGCCGGGCGATAAACGACCTTGCGGCCGAGATCGACGCCGCGCGCTCGCCCCACTGCGGCCTTGCCTCGGCAATCCGCCTCTTTGTCCTGAGCCGGCTGCGCAACTGACAGGTTCGCCGCCCGCCGGTCTCAGGCGATATGTTCGAGCCGCGCCCCCTTATGCAGCGCAAGGGCGCGGTCGATCGCCGTTTGATCCGTCATGCTGCAGAAGGCGGTCGAGAGCGCATCGGCAAGTGCGGCCGTGCCTGCGCTGACCGAAACCAGCCGGCGCGCCGTGGTCGGCCGGCCGGTTGCCGGGTCGATGATATGGCCGACCCGCCCCTCGGAATCGAGTGTCGTGCCAAGCGGCGCCGATGTCGCCAGCGCACGGTCATCCAGCACGAGACGCCCGACGAGTTCGCCCTCCGGTGTGGCGATGCCGGCCTCCCACGGCCCGCCGCCCGGGCGCTCGCCGCGCGCCACGATTTCGCCCATGTCGATCAGTACATCGCCCAATCCCTGCGCCCGCAGCAGCGCCGCGATCCGGTCGGTGATATAGCCCTGCGCGATACCGTTCAGCGTGAGCCCCATGCCGGGCCTGGAAAATTCGACCAGATCCGGCGCGAGGCGCAGATCCGCCCAGCCGACATGCGCGCGCGCCGCTTCGCGCGCCCCCTCCTCCGGCCGGCCCCGGCTTTCCGCATAGGCCGCCCAGAGCGGCTGGACGGTCGGATCGAAGGCGCCATCGGTGCTGGCATGGACCGCGCCGGCGAGCGTCAGCAGTTCCAGCATCTCCGCCGGCGGTTGGGCGAGGTGCCCGTCGCGGTTCAGCCGCACCAGCGCTGAATCGGGGCGGTAAAGGCTGAAGATCGCCTCGAGCCGCGCAACCTCTGCCTCGACCTTGCGGAACACATCCTGCGCGGCGGCGCCTTCGAGCCCGGCCAGCTTCATCGTCGCCCCGGCGCCCAGCGCCGTTCCGCGCCATTCGGCCACCGGAAGCTGTGCCTGTGCAAACCGCGGCATCAGCGGCAGGACCAGCGCGCTTGCGGAAATCGTCAGAAAGCGGCGGCGGTTCAGGGGGCGTGTCATGACGGCTCCTCCAGTTGCATGTCCAGATCGACGGGGGCGAAAGCCGCCTCGGGCGGAACCTCGTCGAGCGGCATCGCTCCGCCCCCGTAACGGGCGATGAAGGCCTCCGCATCCTCGACCTTGGCAAAGGGCACGATCTCGGGCGCGCCCATGCCGCCGCGCAC encodes:
- a CDS encoding SspB family protein, whose product is MTREIDYGNLMHRAMRGLIRSVLEDIAAHGLPGAHHFFITFDTGHPDAALADWLAERYPGEMTVVLQHWYDNLDVGEDGFAVTLNFGDSPEPLYIPYDAIKTFVDPSVEFGLRFESTTDDDEDDDEEPAEAINTDHARDSDEDGNKPEAEIVSLDSFRK
- a CDS encoding ATPase; this translates as MNLPLGPSLAPSPPRKLAEMRLSTVLMRDIVLKTMFRKNIESVAILARAICLPLPITQELLDIARGQKLIEAIGHRGGETTREMGYRLTESGRARAHDALAQSAYFGAMPVPLGQYCDQVKRQSIRRLQMSRSRLEQAMAHLVLPPGLLDQLGPAVGAGRSVLLYGPPGNGKSSISNAIRDALGDHIHVPRAIEHAGQVIPIHDPIVHDQVPEAPDDPLALRLSRHRDSRYLLCKRPCVITGGELTLSMLDLTYDPIARTYQAPLQLKSTGGIFIVDDLGRQADSPQALINRWIVPLEEGRDILTFQSGEKFEVPFDTLVIFSTNQHPGAIFDQAALRRIFFKIRIDGPGRADFLRIFSQIARQKGLPLDEVSLLHLLKVKYPMIGNVYASYQPGFLIDQVISICDFEGIPRQMSPELLDRAWSNMFVQGNDAPP
- a CDS encoding prepilin peptidase — translated: MLVEAKAAFWFLPFVLPICWHAAYTDLREMRISNRSVLLLAGVFLLIGPVVLPLADYGQGLVQMAAILAIGFALNAAGAVGAGDAKFAAAAAGFIAPGDLRFLLALLAAMLLAGVATHRLVRSTGLRDLAPGWTSWERKRKFPMGLSLGGTLALYLILGALLGQ
- the fumC gene encoding class II fumarate hydratase; this translates as MAATRTETDSFGPLEVPADRYWGAQTQRSLQNFPIGWERQPVAVFRALGVIKKACAQANMELGRLDETRGKAIIEAAGEVIEGRLDDHFPLVVWQTGSGTQSNMNANEVISNRAIEILGGRLGSKDPVHPNDHVNMGQSSNDTFPTAMHIATATTARDVLLPGLEKLKAGLEARIRDFDGIIKIGRTHTQDATPLTLSQEFSGYVHQVDMGIARVRDGLGRIYELAQGGTAVGTGLNTPPGWAEKVAANMAAITGLPFVTAPNKFEALAAHDAMVEISGHLRTVAVSLYKIANDIRLLGSGPRCGLGELILPENEPGSSIMPGKVNPTQCEALTQVCVHVMGNDAAVGFAGSQGQFELNTYKPMMAYNVLQSMQLLGDAASAFTDNLIAGLRADRDRIERLLHESLMLVTALAPEIGYDKATEVAKTAHRNGTTLREEAIRLGFVDGETFDRVVRPELMVGPR
- a CDS encoding type II secretion system F family protein — encoded protein: MDLANRVSALLTDLLGPLGPLIALGGFGALLIFVTLPLMLLLRREDPLKKLQRTTREAAPRRPQKESLRQNGRSEQLQRFAGFLEPKNEKELSAIQLKLRQAGYQSRDSVRLFHFSQFALGIAGLGLGLLYAFGLSEAAGHDMQMRLLYVVFLAGAGYFLPRYWITRRIATRKDQIIRGFPDALDMLLVCIEAGQSLDQAIVRVAAELRTAYSALAEEFEIVAYEMKAGKDKATVLRDMGARCGVPDISSFVTVLIQSASFGTSIADALRVYAAEMRDKRVMRAEEAANKLPTKMTLATMMLTVPPLLIILVGPSANSIANLGNMGN
- a CDS encoding DUF4169 family protein produces the protein MAEVVNLNRARKQRARAARKQRGDENAMRFGRGKAGRALDHALQDRAARALDGHRLEQDHAGDHPARRRSGEERPEE
- a CDS encoding type II secretion system F family protein; protein product: MQIGFGPVLYGLIFVSVLVLVEGIYLVAFGRSISLNSRINRRLEMLDKGARREEVLEQLRKEIGRHSRARTIPFYSLLAERAQKAAIAFSPRQLILIMAGLSAVAMIGLSLLTGAELPVRVATALAMGIGGVFVWVSFRAKKRMALIEEQLPDAIELIVRSLRVGHPFSSAIAIVADEIEDPLATEFGVIADESAYGRDVGEALKEMAERLDMQDMRFLAVAVTIQQQSGGNLAEILAGLAKVIRARFRLLRRVRAITAEAKWSGKFLSAFPLLCLLFITVKDPHYYDEVIDHPWFIPACFVVGILLCLNLVVMRVLTNIRV
- a CDS encoding tetratricopeptide repeat protein — its product is MFRLFTGPLALGCLLILAACADKGERAVDEAFADLNVIDESNLSDVMLTVADPSEAVSYFQRATREKPDRIDLQRGLARSLTRARRNAEAVSAWSRVTAMPGANEQDSVDLADALIRGGDWDRAKSTLNGIAPTFETFQRYRLEAMVADANKEWAKADSFYETAVGLTTQSAGVLNNWGYSKLTRGAYGDAERLFADALRQDPTLFTAKNNLILARGAQRNYTMPVFPTTQTERAQLLQTLALTAVKQGDVETGKGLLREAIATHPQHFEEAVRALRALEAG
- a CDS encoding CpaF family protein, coding for MFSRYRKPTPQQPAAAPPAEPPTGPTATGGPQAGAAAMRPRTPSPEAAMGPARTAEPFAADKGRRRRERMAELKLDLHRALLDNLNLAALEHASEKDLRAEIAAIAGEILDEKGITLGREDRQQLNSELYDEVTGLGPLETLLKDDSISDILVNGPHQVFVERGGRLELSDIGFKDERHLLRIIDKIVSAVGRRVDESNPYVDARLADGSRFNAMVPPVAVDGSLVSIRKFRKDKLGITDLVRFGAFSEAMAAYLEAAVATRLNIIVSGGTGSGKTTTLNALSSFIDHTERILTIEDTAELQLQQIHVGRMESRPPNVEGKGEVSARDCLKNALRMRPDRIIVGETRGEEVIDMLQAMNTGHDGSMTTIHANSARDAVSRLENMIAMAGIEMPIKAMRSQIASAVHLVVQASRLQDGTRRMTSITEITGMEGDIISMQEIFRFQRTGLAPDNRIIGHFTGTGVRSHFSERFRMWGHDLPGSIYDPVQPGQF
- a CDS encoding tetratricopeptide repeat protein; amino-acid sequence: MAAGEHELALRAFTRAALDQGMTAEITGGLGTANLGLGRLGQAEPLLRRAVEMEPDWPEAWNNLGVLLMERGATGEAALTLRKAYALDSGRTDSIRENLRLALAKRDASDKTGPEAAGYILMRQGSSQYRISRAP
- a CDS encoding FAD:protein FMN transferase yields the protein MTRPLNRRRFLTISASALVLPLMPRFAQAQLPVAEWRGTALGAGATMKLAGLEGAAAQDVFRKVEAEVARLEAIFSLYRPDSALVRLNRDGHLAQPPAEMLELLTLAGAVHASTDGAFDPTVQPLWAAYAESRGRPEEGAREAARAHVGWADLRLAPDLVEFSRPGMGLTLNGIAQGYITDRIAALLRAQGLGDVLIDMGEIVARGERPGGGPWEAGIATPEGELVGRLVLDDRALATSAPLGTTLDSEGRVGHIIDPATGRPTTARRLVSVSAGTAALADALSTAFCSMTDQTAIDRALALHKGARLEHIA
- a CDS encoding ribbon-helix-helix domain-containing protein, which encodes MSRPRKRSLTLRGHRTSVSLEDEFWTAFREIAAKDGRAINDLAAEIDAARSPHCGLASAIRLFVLSRLRN